Genomic DNA from Salvia miltiorrhiza cultivar Shanhuang (shh) chromosome 1, IMPLAD_Smil_shh, whole genome shotgun sequence:
TAGCATGAGCTGAGAAATATGGAATGCAAAACCAAGGGTTGAAAGATGAACTGACCAACTTGCCACTTTCATCAACAGTCATGGGGTTCTGCACCACTACCGTTTGATTATGAGAATGGGCTGTTGTTACCTGCAGCAAGCAAATGAATTCTGAGTTTCCAACTAATTGATGATTCAAAAGAAGGTTTCATGCTCATGGCAATATGGAGATGATAAACTTACTGTAGAAGTAGATTGCGTTGGTGCAGAATTGGAGTTCACCGCAGGTCTATTTACAGGAATGGGGACTCTCGTATCGCCCATCTACAAAAGCGAAAGTAGATTTAAAATCCAAAAGAAATTTAAAACTAGTATCATGTTTTTGTATGATAAGCAGAATAAACTTTTTCTGCTGTTTGGAGTTCCCACCTCGTCTATCTATCTACATGGCACTGGTCTTCCATTACAAACTAGTAAAGCTACTTTTCATCTGCTAAGAAATCCCATCTTTTCCTACTCAAATACTTATTAATGCACACAAAAGATCTGGAGAAATCCAGTCTAGCATCTCAACCAGGCAGGAAATATTTCATCTACCAAATATTTTTCATCACATTGTTTTCAAATAAGAACCTGACTAATAAAATGTTGACCAGGCAAAAATAACATCAGGAACTAGTTCATTAGATAAAGAATtacgatcctttctctgcatCTGAAGCACAAACCTTCAGGAATAGATAGACTTTTAGTCATGAGAAAGAATTCTACATACACCTGAAAACTGCTCAAAGAAGTTTCTTTCACTATGCCCGAACATAGATCACAAAATAAGAGCAGTCTCAGTGCCGATGATATAGAGGAATAGGACTCTGCCGAGTTCAAGACTTGAGTCATGCAGATCTCCCCTACCCGTGAAATATATAGCCAAGACCAAATTCTTTCCACTAGAAGTACAACATCAAGTGCTTATGTAACAGAAGATGTACACCTCCTATGTTCTCATCTCGATGAAATTGATTCACTTCATAGCCCCCATGTCCTCCCCCCATCTCATTGTACTAACTATCTAGTAGTATGTCTCAAGGCCAAAAGAAGAGGATAAATATTTACTTAAGAAACAATATGATATAATTTCTTCCATTTAACTAGAAATAAATCTCTATTAAATAAAAAGAGTGAAAGAGAGACATTGCTAGTATTTCCTTAACATATGTAGGGGAgtgaagaaaataaaagtagcCACACAGAGAACAAACCATAATACTAACATTAACATTAGTGATGAAGTGACAAATGGCACATTTTACTGATGGTGCTCCAGCAGGATACATCAGCATAGTATGGCAATTTCCACAGTTGACATGAGCAACATTATTAGGAGGCGCGGCAGCTGCACATCGTCATTGAAAAATAATTAGGCAATGATCGCAAATATATTGAAGAAGCACCAAAACTTGCACAAGTGCCATGAAATTAGCATGCATGACCAGGAGATCATTCTATTTGTATGATGATTAATGACGGGGGTTAATGTTAGAAAAAGACAATAAGATCTAGCATTAATATGTAAATAACAAGTCAAGTTTATACCTGGCACAAGATTTACAGTGTGACAGCAGGAACACCTGACACTGGTTGCTCCACGAGCATGCATAAGCAAGGTGCGACAGCCTCCACATATCAATTGAGCCATTTCCATCCCTGCATAGAATACCCAAAAACTCAGAAACATGATATGCACACTTGCTTGTTGTCACTACCAATAAATAAGAGAACACACTAAGAACACCTTGTCTGTGCAGTCACAGTCTCTCAATTTCAGGTTGCTATTAATAGTAATTTTCCCCTGTGTTCAGAGAAATTACAATACAATACCACAGTGCCCCCCAACCCCCGATTCTGTATTAGGTGGACAGCTAAGGCATTGGAAAAGAAGGAAGGAATAATTTTCATCTAGCTGTTCTTATATTCAATGATAAGAAAGGAAGAAACACAAAGTGCTGCTGTGTGGTTGATTTGCCAGTGCTAACAAGTCATCaactttaaaaagaaaaatacgtCAAAAAAACAAGATGCTGTTATGCTAAAGAAGATGCAGTAATATACAGCCACGAAGAAAGAAAACACAAAAAGAGGAGTATGTACTAATAATGTAAAAATGTAAAACAGTAAACCATATCACCAATGATGCATAATCACGAATTGCTCTAATGCCACCGAAGAACTATAGGCATGATATAAACTAAACTGTGCAGTAGCATGCACCAAAAAAACTAACAGACGTGCTATTCATCCCTATCCACTTCAGTTTGATAGCAATAATTTTTCTATTGACTTGGGGAAAATTTGTTTCATATAGCTTGGCAAAGAAAATTTTCGATCATTACCAGGTGGTGGCACAGAAGTAACCATATTGCAAACTGCACAGCAAACATTTGTAGCTCCGCTCGGGTAAAGAAGGACGGTTCTACACCCACTGCAAACAACTTGGCTCTGCATATCTGCCAATCAAAAAATCCAGAATCGAgaacaaaaattgaaaacaagTCGACCAAAAACTCCTCTTTTTTTCAAGATATTACAGAAATTTGAGAAACTACATGAAACTTCCGGGTTTAAAACCAACTATATATGCCAGCTCAATTGTCAAAGATAAATGTGCATTCGTCTAATTATCCACACATCAAAAGAAACGCAACAGAGTTGAGAGTCCTAGCCATAAATGTCGCACATTAAACCTCtctaaattcaaaaattatctCTAATTCACACAATCACAAACACAAACGAATACTGAACACgaatcaacaaaactcaaaaattgCAACGCAAAACTGTAAACTCAAACGACTACTAAACGAAATGAACAAGAAAAAACAAGCAGCTAGGAGGATTTTCTCACACCTGCAAAACCGACGTATTACAGTGCGACCAAATCGGTAATTCCTGAAACTACGAAATCTGACTAGCAGATTACTGCAACAACCAGTGCGGGAAAATGAAAAGAAGATGAAAAAAGAAATCAGATCTAGCGCGATTGTAATTGGATTGGGTTAGATTGTATTTTGTTGTTTTCTTCTCCGTTGAAAGTGATAAtctattgaaaattttgaacgTTGACTTTGCTGGAGAGTGTCTCTCAACGGAGAAGACTAAAGATACCAAATTAAACATATTCTTTAATTTCTCTGCCTCTATGTAATCTCAATTCTTTATGCATGTGTGGTTACGTTCACTTTGTCTTGATACTCTAGAAgcttcaataaaataaattaattttggaGGGCAACTTGATATTgacaatacattaatttttcaaataataTAATTGGTCATataagaagagagagagatatatagTTATGCCGTTACGTTTAGGTGATGTCGTTATTAtcatgggtttttttttttggaagcaGTTATTATCTTGGGTTTTAAGCGAGAAACACTTCAAATTTAAAACCTAAAAAGTTGGATTAATTTTCGAATTTATAATTACAACatgatttttaaaatgataCAATTAATTTATACCACAATCTCTCAATTTTttgcaattataaaaatatcCCCAATTATTTTCTGACGAGTAAAATACTAAAGTTCACAAAAATACATTGtttatttatccaaaaaaaatattgttatatATTATAGTAAGTTGTAAGCATTTGTTGTTATGCAACGCCATTCGACTTGACACAGGTGAATGTATGAAGTGCAAACGTGGACTTTACATCTATCTCataaagaaaattgaaaatgtttACAAAAGTTTAAGATTGTGGTGTAATTCcaacattttttttcaattagataCACCAcacaaatttgaaaaaaataatcacaCCTAGGAGACTATTACCCACACAAGGTGAAAAACACTATCCATACATAAGTGAAAAAATTACACTCCTTGATTGAGCCAAAATCTCACACAAAGAAAAGTCTTTGGATGCCTCAGTTTTGTCACTTAAGCGTAATTCCAACATATTAATAGTCATGTTACAGttacaaattaaataataagaaaaaaagaTCGTACTAATGTAAGGCTCACCATTACAAAACCAATACACACCATTTTATGTGCAACTGTGTGTTCGTGTGCACAATATTGTAGAAATAGGCAAGTGTTTTAATCTCTAAAGTCCAAGAAATGGTGCAAATTAAACATGATCAACTCAACATCAGTATTAAAAAGGGCACCAAAAATAAAAAGCAAAAATTCTTTAATCCTGCTCAAGTATTTGATATGATAGTGATTtacacatgatatttttttgGTAGAACTATAACCTATGCATGATTATACATCACTCATATTCGTCGAAGAGACGCCAGCCTTTTCTCGAGGTCCTCAACATCAGTCGACGCAGCAGCGCTGTGAGTTCAAAACAAGACAAGATCATCAACACAATATCTACTTAcaagacaaaaaaaataaaataaagtaaaataactGCATTACAGATGAGACATAAAGAATCCGACACTTATAAAGAAACGAAAGGTTTTGTGAAATGGTGGTCCAGAAAAGCAGTCTAGATATGTACTTCCTGAAATTGTGGTCTGTATATGCTGTATTCTCaagaatattcacatatatgGGGCAAAGGGATGATAATACTGACAAATAGAAATAAAGATAGTGATATTATGCATACTTCCATCTCAAATAAAGTTTTAATGGGACGTACCTTGGGGCAGCATTCTCGACTTTCTTTGATGCAATCCGCCCCTTTGGAGCTGAAGATAGCTGtttagaaaaaattaaatcaGAGACGTTTCTTTTGCCATGTATATAGTAGCAAATATATGAGGGGTTACAAAGAAGCCAACCTGTGAAGCAATGTCAACCCCGATCTCATCAAGGACCTATATACAGAAAAATAAATTTGCGTGTGGTGTCAGAAAGTCGGACATTCAGATAAAAATTGGAGGATTAGGTGGTCCAAAAGCAGTAATAAAGCTACCTGGTTAGTAAGTTCTTCGGTTTCTTCTTCAGCCTCATCTTTGTCTAGTGTCTCGTCAATTGCCTCAGACATCATTTCAATCTGAACGGAGAAGAAGATTAGCAATATGTGTTGTTGCTTACTCAGTAACCAGTCTAACTTATAACAGATTAATCAAACACAATATTCTTCAAAAATAACCGAAGCATTTTGAGGACGAAAGAAAGTGGTTAAGCAGAAAACATACCGTCATGTCCATCTGCGCTGCCTGTTGCTGGAATTCTCTGATCATTTTAGTTTGTCTTGCAGGTTGCATTTGCTGAAATTAAAGGAGGAGAAATTCAATAATCAACTACATAGAGGAGTCGTCTTTAGTTTTCTTGCAAAACTACATATTGTGCATTAAACTCTACTCACTCGAGATAAGGAACTGTATTAACAATAATAACATATATTCACCAAGTACAGGAACAACATAATTAAACCTCTATGAACATGAGCAAATATACCCAAAAGAAAGTAATCACGAGTAGCATGAAGCATAGGAATAGACTTGAAGAAACTAAACCGGGTTCGCTATCAAATCATGTCATTTCAAACACCAACCTTGTTCATAGCAGACATAGCTTTGGTTGCTCCTTTCATGCCAGTTGAAATTGAAGTGCTAGCATACAAGGCCTGTAAGCCAAAAACAAATTCAGAtaacaaattataatttacCAAGTATGTTCAGAATGGACAAGTTCCagtcatatgatgttatatcaTTCCCAAGTCCATCACCTGTGTGTGAGTTGCCACACCTCTGATCTGGGCACGGCTGCCCTGCAAGTTTGTGATTTGCTGCCGAAGCCGAACTAATTGTCGAGCTAAGATTTTTGTTGCAGCCTAGATAGACGTGACAGTCACATGCAAAAATTTGTGGTAAGTTTcaagtaaatttaaaattgacgACACTTAACTGAAACATCGATAATGCAGCTCACTCAAAAGACCTAGAGAACGAATACATCAGCTCCGTGAAAAAGCAACAAGCAAAATTATCACTGCTATTTAGAATGATGCTTCAACAATAAACTCCAACTGAAAGATGGTATGGAAATTCATGTAACATATTTCTACTTTTAAGTCGAGATCTTCCTAAATTGTTGTACTTCCTTCGAAGCCAAGAATACAACTATTATGAACAATAATGTCGATAATTTTATAGATTAACATCTGAAGCTATATCAGAGTGGTATAGTAGACATTCTCATCTGAAGCTTGAAGCTTTCATCAGAATTCACTGAATGTTACACCCAAAACTTAAAGAAACCTAAAATGGAAACTTCAAAACTTGCCTCATTTCCTGTTTTAGCAGTTTTCTTGATCTCTGCCACTAATCTCCTCTCCTAAAAATTGCAGATAGCAACGACCTTCTCATTAGACTAGAACAACAAACTAATATTGATAGGTATTGGCACTACTAAATTAAATAGTAATAAACAATACCTCCATCTGCAAAGATGCAATTTCACGTTCAATGCCTGTGGCACGACAAAATCAGTAGAGGGAACAAGATAACTGTTGGTAAAATGCAGCAGGCACACATTATAAAAGTATATTATTAAACCCATACGCCCAACTTCGAATCCATTGATTTATTGGTTAAAAGAAGAACAAAGAAAATAGATTTCAAGGAACTTTTAACTTGCAGGGCTATTTCTAGTATTTCATTTATTAAACAAAGTTGAGCGAGATAAGCTACTTCACTATGGAAACTGTCAGAGAAACCTCATAGTCATAACTGAACAGACAAACAAGCTGACAATTGAGGATTTCATTTCGAAAGTTATAGTTTCAGACACTTAAAACTTGTGCAGATATTTCCAGTGTTTCATTTGTTAAACGAAGTTCCACGTTTCACTATTGAGACAGACAGAAAAACTTTGTAATTTAAACATACAACCAGCATATAAACCATTC
This window encodes:
- the LOC131006774 gene encoding vacuolar protein sorting-associated protein 2 homolog 2-like; the encoded protein is MNLNIFKKKTSPKDALRTSKREMAVATRGIEREIASLQMEERRLVAEIKKTAKTGNEAATKILARQLVRLRQQITNLQGSRAQIRGVATHTQALYASTSISTGMKGATKAMSAMNKQMQPARQTKMIREFQQQAAQMDMTIEMMSEAIDETLDKDEAEEETEELTNQVLDEIGVDIASQLSSAPKGRIASKKVENAAPSAAASTDVEDLEKRLASLRHMQSQVVCSGCRTVLLYPSGATNVCCAVCNMVTSVPPPGMEMAQLICGGCRTLLMHARGATSVRCSCCHTVNLVPAAAPPNNVAHVNCGNCHTMLMYPAGAPSVKCAICHFITNVNMGDTRVPIPVNRPAVNSNSAPTQSTSTVTTAHSHNQTVVVQNPMTVDESGKLVSNVVVGVTT